One segment of Drosophila ananassae strain 14024-0371.13 chromosome 3R, ASM1763931v2, whole genome shotgun sequence DNA contains the following:
- the LOC26514194 gene encoding uncharacterized protein LOC26514194 — MFDWFESISVPSLKDLRDMKSHAIQKIAQLEVKGVYWGRRIGLDEFQDDALFRFLMEKA, encoded by the exons atgtT TGACTGGTTTGAATCGATTTCGGTGCCGAGTTTGAAGGACCTCCGCGACATGAAGAGCCATGCGATCCAGAAGATCGCCCAACTCGAGGTCAAAGGAGTCTACTGGGGCCGTCGCATCGGACTGGACGAGTTCCAAGACGACGCGCTTTTCCGATTTTTGATGGAGAAGGCCTAA